One genomic region from Clostridium saccharobutylicum DSM 13864 encodes:
- the fliB gene encoding flagellin lysine-N-methylase, giving the protein MSKVVDTLKITNYDKFKCIADKCRFTCCDGWDVSIDTDTYNKWKKENDKAEFILNNVKIRKCGSKKGYFINKENHEACPLLDKQGLCQVVKSLGEEYLSSTCHRFPRVENIFEDRKELSLSCACPEVVELISSINGKINIISENGTNLKSNLLELRIREVLIDIMQKESFSLEDKLIVSCQMLLTVLEKENFREEGLLEELERYKNKGNMQGLIDMYNEIESDINDSVEEINYLFLDIIKNYKEVSNFEILLKDISEFAENIEIESLSIKWHDYKSLFEQYNMLIENCIVSDILSSCISDDIEEMTISFQMIAVEYLLVRYAVFLKYCMNENKEINVEDVKDYIVVFSRIIGNNTEAVIEFFREGFGEPVLEIGYLCFITLF; this is encoded by the coding sequence ATGAGTAAAGTAGTAGATACCTTAAAAATTACAAATTATGATAAGTTTAAGTGCATAGCTGATAAATGTAGGTTTACATGTTGTGATGGATGGGACGTTAGTATAGATACAGATACCTATAATAAATGGAAAAAAGAAAATGATAAAGCAGAGTTTATTTTAAATAATGTAAAAATAAGAAAATGTGGAAGTAAAAAAGGATATTTTATAAATAAAGAAAATCACGAAGCATGTCCGCTCTTAGATAAACAAGGGTTATGCCAGGTAGTAAAAAGCCTTGGAGAAGAGTATCTATCATCAACATGTCATAGGTTTCCGAGGGTAGAGAATATATTTGAAGATAGAAAGGAACTCTCACTATCATGTGCATGTCCTGAAGTAGTAGAACTTATAAGTAGCATAAATGGAAAAATAAATATTATTTCAGAAAATGGTACTAATTTAAAAAGTAATTTATTAGAACTTAGAATCAGGGAAGTTTTGATTGATATTATGCAGAAGGAAAGTTTTTCATTAGAAGATAAGCTTATCGTTAGTTGTCAAATGTTATTAACTGTTTTAGAAAAAGAAAACTTTAGAGAAGAAGGTTTATTAGAAGAACTAGAAAGGTATAAGAACAAAGGGAATATGCAAGGTCTTATAGATATGTATAATGAAATAGAGTCAGACATAAATGATTCAGTTGAAGAAATTAATTATCTATTTTTAGATATTATAAAGAATTATAAAGAAGTTTCTAATTTTGAAATTCTTTTAAAAGATATTTCTGAGTTTGCGGAAAATATTGAAATTGAAAGTCTTTCAATAAAGTGGCATGATTATAAAAGTTTGTTTGAACAATATAATATGTTAATTGAGAATTGTATTGTATCTGATATCTTAAGTAGCTGCATAAGCGATGATATTGAGGAGATGACTATATCATTTCAAATGATTGCAGTAGAGTATTTATTAGTAAGGTATGCTGTATTTTTAAAATATTGTATGAATGAAAATAAAGAAATAAATGTTGAAGATGTAAAAGATTATATTGTAGTTTTTTCAAGAATTATTGGTAATAATACTGAAGCAGTTATAGAATTTTTTAGAGAGGGTTTTGGTGAGCCTGTTTTGGAAATTGGATATTTGTGTTTTATAACTTTATTTTAG
- a CDS encoding Na+/H+ antiporter codes for MFTYILILLICILCSNIISRFIPFLSVPIVQIVMGALISIIYSEFKIELDPHTFLVMFIAPLLFCDGKKADKRSLWKQRKNILLMALALVAVTVILVGLLINQLIPAISLPVAFALAAALSPTDYVAVSGLSKKISLPKRIIHLIEGEGLMNDASGLVCFKFALAAAVTGTFSLLNATTNFLMVSIGGIITGLVLEHILINFERWIKNLGMEDTTVEILLQILTPFIIYIISEEVFKVSGILAVVVAGMIFSLSSKKLRGKNAKSNAISSNTWSVIVYILNGFIFIIVGLQLPNIIKTAFKETSINNMMAIIDILLITLALLIIRFLWVIFMYKFWGEKCDVKEDKFKFHAALLTSLSGVRGAVTLATVLSIPLVLDNGQEFPQRTLILFLAVGVILVTLFIATFILPIFAKRDKTEDINWLEALNKAQIRVWSDTINKLKLEIDNKKYIHFTINEYRYRINQLKHGNSYYKNWNRSSKEYKKWMNLCYKKEIENTKKLLQEEKIEESTAYAYEKIVRNKIKLISSVEGFSLIVKETLERIYIYIHNIRRIRDILREMQNKKKSKQQLKDIALKELQATNAEYIIEYAKSNITSENEEMLKEIILYYQGVYLISNKLRLAKKNKYEKKKADIKAMQLERNIIQSLFENGEISWNIASALRKNLNYIESDILR; via the coding sequence ATGTTTACATATATTTTAATACTATTAATATGTATTTTATGCTCAAATATAATAAGTAGATTTATACCATTCTTATCGGTGCCAATTGTACAAATTGTAATGGGAGCATTAATTTCAATAATATATTCTGAATTTAAAATTGAGCTTGATCCACATACATTCTTAGTAATGTTTATTGCTCCGCTTCTTTTCTGTGATGGGAAAAAAGCAGATAAAAGATCATTATGGAAACAGAGAAAAAATATACTTTTAATGGCATTGGCTTTAGTTGCGGTAACAGTAATATTAGTTGGATTACTTATAAATCAGTTAATACCAGCTATTTCATTACCAGTAGCATTTGCACTTGCAGCAGCCTTATCGCCAACTGATTACGTTGCAGTTAGTGGACTTTCAAAAAAGATTTCGCTGCCAAAGAGGATAATACATCTTATAGAAGGTGAAGGTCTTATGAATGATGCGTCAGGACTTGTATGTTTTAAATTTGCATTAGCAGCAGCAGTAACTGGAACATTTTCATTGCTTAATGCAACGACAAATTTTTTAATGGTGTCTATTGGAGGAATTATTACTGGATTAGTTTTAGAACACATTCTAATTAACTTTGAACGTTGGATAAAAAATCTTGGAATGGAAGACACTACAGTGGAAATTTTACTCCAAATTCTAACTCCATTTATAATATATATTATATCGGAAGAAGTATTTAAAGTTTCAGGTATACTAGCTGTAGTTGTGGCTGGAATGATATTTTCATTATCATCGAAAAAATTAAGAGGAAAAAATGCAAAATCAAATGCAATATCATCCAATACATGGTCTGTTATAGTGTATATTCTAAATGGATTTATATTTATAATAGTTGGATTGCAGTTACCCAATATAATTAAAACTGCTTTTAAAGAAACTTCAATAAACAATATGATGGCTATTATAGATATTTTATTAATAACATTGGCCTTACTTATAATTAGATTTTTGTGGGTTATATTTATGTATAAATTTTGGGGAGAAAAATGTGATGTGAAAGAAGATAAGTTTAAGTTTCATGCTGCACTTTTAACTTCACTTTCAGGAGTAAGAGGGGCAGTTACATTAGCTACAGTTCTCTCAATTCCTTTAGTATTGGATAATGGGCAGGAATTTCCACAAAGAACACTTATTTTATTTTTGGCTGTTGGAGTAATTTTAGTTACGCTTTTTATTGCAACTTTTATATTGCCTATATTTGCTAAAAGGGATAAAACTGAAGATATAAATTGGTTAGAAGCCTTGAATAAAGCACAAATAAGGGTTTGGAGTGATACTATAAATAAATTAAAATTAGAAATTGATAACAAAAAATACATTCATTTTACCATAAATGAATATAGGTATCGTATTAATCAATTAAAGCATGGAAATTCTTATTATAAGAACTGGAATAGAAGTAGCAAAGAATATAAGAAGTGGATGAATTTGTGTTATAAAAAGGAAATTGAGAATACTAAAAAATTATTGCAAGAAGAAAAAATAGAAGAATCAACTGCATATGCTTATGAAAAAATAGTTAGAAATAAAATTAAATTAATATCATCTGTAGAAGGCTTTTCACTAATAGTTAAAGAAACATTGGAAAGAATATACATATATATCCATAATATAAGAAGAATTAGGGACATATTAAGAGAAATGCAAAACAAAAAGAAAAGTAAGCAACAGTTAAAGGATATAGCACTGAAAGAACTTCAGGCTACTAATGCAGAATACATAATCGAATATGCTAAATCTAATATTACATCTGAAAATGAAGAAATGCTTAAAGAAATAATTTTATATTATCAAGGGGTGTATTTGATATCAAACAAGCTTAGATTAGCAAAAAAGAATAAATATGAAAAGAAAAAAGCTGATATTAAGGCAATGCAATTAGAAAGAAATATTATACAATCTTTATTTGAAAATGGAGAGATTAGTTGGAATATAGCATCTGCACTCAGAAAAAATTTAAATTATATTGAAAGTGATATTTTAAGATAA
- a CDS encoding glucuronoxylanase XynC: MNIKIKKILLSLLTVSMTSSLFVGLSTTANAASNATINLSAQKQVIRGFGGINLPAWAGDLTAAQRETAFGNGDNQLGLSVLRIYVDDNKNNWYKELATAKKAIEHGAIVFATPWNPPAYMTEKFNRNGDTNAKRLRYDKYAAYAQHLNDFVSYMKNNGVNLYAISVQNEPDYGKEWTWWTPQEILRFIKENAGSINCRVMSPESFSYQKNMYDPILNNPQALANMDILGTHTYGTRVNDFAYPLFKQKGAGKELWMTEVYVPNSDTNSADRWPEALDVADHINNAMVEGDFQAYVWWYIRRSYGFIKEDGNVSKRGYMMAHFSKFVRPGYVRVDATKNPTPNVYLSAYKGNNKVVIIAINKGTSDVKQSFTMPNSKVSSVSSWQTTATANLAKSASNTNVYNGNFTATLPAQSVTTFVGDIK, from the coding sequence ATGAATATTAAGATAAAAAAGATATTGCTATCTTTATTAACAGTTTCTATGACAAGTTCACTATTTGTAGGATTATCAACAACAGCTAATGCTGCATCGAATGCTACAATAAATTTATCAGCACAAAAACAAGTTATTAGAGGTTTCGGAGGAATAAATCTTCCTGCTTGGGCTGGAGATTTGACAGCAGCTCAAAGAGAAACAGCTTTTGGCAATGGAGATAATCAGTTAGGTCTTTCGGTTTTAAGAATCTATGTAGATGATAACAAAAATAATTGGTACAAAGAATTAGCAACTGCAAAAAAAGCGATTGAACACGGAGCAATAGTTTTTGCTACACCATGGAATCCACCAGCTTATATGACTGAGAAATTCAATCGTAATGGTGATACAAATGCAAAACGACTTAGATACGATAAGTATGCTGCATATGCTCAACATCTTAATGATTTTGTTTCATACATGAAAAATAATGGTGTTAATCTTTATGCTATTTCAGTTCAAAATGAACCTGATTATGGAAAAGAGTGGACATGGTGGACTCCACAAGAAATACTTAGATTTATCAAAGAAAATGCTGGATCAATTAATTGTAGGGTAATGTCACCTGAGTCATTTTCTTATCAAAAAAACATGTACGACCCTATTTTGAATAATCCACAGGCACTTGCTAATATGGATATTCTTGGTACTCATACTTATGGTACTAGAGTTAACGATTTTGCTTATCCTCTTTTTAAACAAAAAGGAGCAGGAAAAGAACTTTGGATGACAGAAGTGTATGTTCCAAATAGTGATACTAACTCAGCAGATAGATGGCCAGAAGCATTAGATGTTGCAGATCATATAAACAATGCAATGGTAGAGGGAGATTTTCAGGCATATGTATGGTGGTACATCCGTAGATCATATGGTTTCATTAAAGAAGACGGTAATGTAAGTAAGCGTGGTTACATGATGGCTCATTTTTCTAAGTTTGTTCGTCCTGGATATGTAAGGGTTGATGCAACAAAGAATCCAACACCAAATGTTTACTTATCTGCGTATAAAGGTAATAACAAAGTAGTTATTATTGCAATAAACAAAGGAACATCTGATGTAAAACAAAGCTTCACTATGCCAAATAGCAAAGTTTCTAGTGTATCATCATGGCAAACTACAGCAACAGCAAATTTGGCTAAATCAGCTTCAAACACAAATGTATACAATGGAAACTTTACAGCAACACTTCCAGCACAAAGTGTAACTACATTTGTAGGAGATATTAAGTAA
- a CDS encoding phage replisome organizer N-terminal domain-containing protein, which produces MRERKYVKFRVDMYDDTKFKIIDRRPERDLIHYVWNRIVVLAGKVNLEGELYLSKNIPYTVETLSIEFNRGVEEIKLALDVLIELEMVELTEHNIYRVKNFAKHQNIKAKGKNKSEHEEVKISKPEVKISEKVKAEINDNKINEPQSKISENKTESIVDNESCNIEINNKEISKADIHINDKNMSNENADSNSQDDIPILLETKKSKNAGKKKKEDNSIESMDEETDDNSIFCITEGEIPLNEGEQIITQWSFGG; this is translated from the coding sequence ATGAGAGAAAGAAAATATGTAAAATTTAGAGTTGATATGTATGATGATACTAAATTTAAAATAATAGATAGAAGACCAGAAAGAGATCTTATTCATTATGTTTGGAATAGAATTGTGGTTTTGGCTGGAAAAGTTAATTTAGAAGGTGAGTTATATCTTTCAAAAAACATTCCATACACAGTAGAAACTTTATCAATAGAATTCAACAGAGGTGTTGAAGAGATTAAATTAGCATTAGATGTATTAATAGAATTAGAAATGGTTGAGCTTACTGAACATAATATTTATAGAGTGAAAAACTTTGCAAAGCACCAAAATATAAAGGCTAAGGGAAAAAATAAATCTGAACATGAAGAGGTTAAGATAAGTAAACCAGAAGTTAAGATAAGTGAAAAAGTAAAAGCTGAAATTAATGATAATAAAATAAATGAACCTCAAAGTAAAATCAGTGAAAATAAGACAGAAAGTATTGTAGACAATGAAAGCTGTAATATTGAAATTAATAATAAAGAGATCAGTAAAGCTGATATTCATATAAATGATAAAAATATGAGTAATGAGAATGCTGATAGCAATTCACAGGATGATATTCCAATACTTTTAGAAACGAAAAAGAGTAAGAATGCAGGTAAAAAGAAGAAAGAAGATAATTCAATTGAGAGTATGGATGAAGAAACAGATGATAATTCGATATTTTGTATTACTGAAGGGGAAATTCCTTTAAATGAAGGGGAGCAAATAATTACGCAATGGTCTTTTGGGGGATAA